The Candidatus Nanosynbacter sp. HMT-352 region CGGAATTAGCCCGATAAATACGAATAATCCGTCAGCAGTAAATTCTTTCTGCTCGCCGTTTTGGGTCGATTTAACGCCGTAAAATTTATCGTCCTTGACAATAATTTCATCAGTCGTTGCGCCGATGTGAACGGTAATTTTTCCATCATCGACATACTTCTGCAAATCTTTTTGCAAAATGTCACTAGCACGCAATTTACTGCGAACCAACAGATCAATATGGCTAGCGTATCGCGTCAAAAATATCGCTTCTTGCACTGCTGAGTTTCCGCCACCGACAACGATTAGATTCTTATCACGATAAAACGCGCCGTCGCAAGTCGCACAGTAATGCACGCCTCGACCATATAATTCGTCTTCGCCCGGAACGCCTAATTTGCGGTGATTCGAGCCAGTCGCCAGCAAAACTGACTTCGCGCGGACAGATTGACCGTCAATTGTCAGCTCCAATTCGCCATCAACTTGCTTCAATTCTGTCACGTCACCATACTCAATCTTCGCACCAAATCGCTCCGCCTGTTGTTGCAATTCAGACGCCAACTTCATTCCAGTAACACCTTCAGCAAATCCAGGATAATTGTCAATTTGATCAGTAATCGCCGCCATTCCGCCGACCACGCCACGCTCATATAACGTCGTGTCAACATCTTCGCGCGACAAGTAAATTGCCGCCGTTAACGCGCTTGGACCAGCGCCAACAATAATAACATCTTTAGACATTGAAACCTCGCGATCGATAATATTGTTTCATCACTTCTGGCATTTCTGGCTCTGGAATATCGGCTGGCTTTTCAATAGCCATCACCACGAACTTAAGTGGAGAATTTGCAGGAATTTTATCACCCTGAGCTTTGTCTCCGTAAGCCTTGTTGGCTGGAATTGTTAATTCACGCACGCCGCCAATTTTCATACCAATTAAACCCTCTTTCCAGCCTTGAATGACTGCAGTATTTGCCGGGCCATCCATATTGAGAGGAGCTTTCAATTTGCCGTCAGCAATTGATTGATCGAAAATCTCACCCTTAGCGTTCCAGCCAATGTAATAAACAGCCAACTTGGTGTCGTCCTTAACTTCAGCACCTTCGCCTTCAACCAAATCTTCCTTAATAAGCTCTTTCACGTCACCAGCTTCAAACGCGCCAACTCGTGAGCTAAACTCAGAAAACTTGCCGTAATATTTTTGACTCAATTCATTAGTCCGAGCCTCTACTTTCTTTTTCCGTTCGTCAGTAGCCTTGGTATATTCATCCTGAGCTTTCTTAAACGCGGCTTGGTCTTTGGCTTCATTTCCAGGCGCCACCATCATAGCGACAAATCCGCCAACGGTACCCAAAAACATCATGCCGGCAATAACCCAAATACCTATTCTCTGGCCTTTTGTAGTTGCCATATTCCTCCTTTATTTACCTTTCAATTATAGCAATTTTTATCAAGCGCAACAAATCACGTTAAACCTGAGCGGCGTCGAATTCTTCCGCAGCCATCGCGGCAATCTCCTCAATAATCGGCGCAATGTCTTTATCTTCCAGCGTCCGCTCGGCGCTCGTAAATTTTACATTCAAAGTTACAGTTTTTGTCGAATCGTCATTTTTTGGCTGATATATCGCAATCGGCGTTATGCTAATTTGTAACTCACCGTGTTTTTTCGCAACTTCTTCAGCGCAAGCATAAACCTTCGCATAATCAACATTCGAATCCATTTTCAATGAAATATCTCTGGCAGTCGACGGAAAACGACTTAACGGCTGGTAATTATAGCCCTGATTTTTACTCAGATTTTTCTGCAATTTTTCAATATCAATAGAAAACGCCGCGGTGTAATCTGGCAATTTGAAGTTACGTCGAGCAGACAAAGCCAGCTCGCCAACAATTCCCAAATTGTCGCCATTATTCGCCACAATCCAAGCACTGCGTTTCGCATCGAATGGCGCCGGAACGTCGCTGTCAGATTCCGCAATCTTCACAAAATCAACCTCAACACTCAAATCTTTCATCAGCCTTTCAGCATTTTTTCTCACCTTGTAAAACGGCGCGCCAGTTTGAGGTTTTTTATTCGCATAAACTCCGTCAATGAAAGTCTTTTCAATCGGCAAATTCTCATCGTTAAATCCTAATTTCTTATCGTGAATTTTGCCAATTTCAAACAACATAAATTCGTCATGTCCAGATTTTATATTGGCATGAACTTTATCCAGCAAACTAGGCAAAATGCTAATTCGGTAATATTGCAAGTCTGGACTAAGCGCGTTACTCAAGCGATACGCACGGCTCGGATCTTGGTCGGAATTTTTCAAAACTCGCTCATGGACAAAGCTATACGTCAAAACTTCGTTCGCCCCAGCTCGCGACAAACTTCGGCGAATTCTCTGCTTCAATTCACGACGCTCATTCTTCGAAGCAGGCTTGATGCTTCGCTCTGGCAAATGACGCGGCAATCTATCAAAGCCATATAATCGCCCAACTTCCTCAACAACATCCTCAGGAAGCTCAATATCTGTTCGCCAAAATGGACTGTAAACCATCACGCCAGCTTCGCCATATTTATTACCATCGTCAACGATAAATTCAACATTCTTTAGTAGTGTCTCAATCTCATTCTCGGCAAAATCAACACCCAGACGTTCTTCGACAAACCTTTTAGGAATCAACAATCCACCGTGCCAGTGCTTGCCATCGACCAACACTTGTCGCAATGAAGAATGATTCTTAAATAGTATAGGGCTAGCTTGCTCACCACCAACCATACCAATTAACCATTTTAAGACAGGGTCAATTTGTGCTGGCGATTG contains the following coding sequences:
- a CDS encoding NAD(P)/FAD-dependent oxidoreductase — protein: MSKDVIIVGAGPSALTAAIYLSREDVDTTLYERGVVGGMAAITDQIDNYPGFAEGVTGMKLASELQQQAERFGAKIEYGDVTELKQVDGELELTIDGQSVRAKSVLLATGSNHRKLGVPGEDELYGRGVHYCATCDGAFYRDKNLIVVGGGNSAVQEAIFLTRYASHIDLLVRSKLRASDILQKDLQKYVDDGKITVHIGATTDEIIVKDDKFYGVKSTQNGEQKEFTADGLFVFIGLIPNTQFLTNSDVELDLGGHIITDEHLHTNIPGVFASGDVRSGATMQIASAVGEGAVAALQIREYLQEKAREE
- the pheT gene encoding phenylalanine--tRNA ligase subunit beta, whose translation is MKVSLNLIKQLINFELPPVDELVSRVNQQLGGVEEVIDLKAKYGGARIVRVVECEKHPNADRLSVTKIDDGGVADVPRDDNGYVQVVCGAPNVHADMWAIWLPPKSTVPASFDDAEPFVLDARPLRGILSQGMLAAADELAIGTDHEGIIEINECDIPAGVTLQAGASFAEVFGLDDYVLEIENKMFTHRPDCFGQLGVAREIAGIFHQQFNSPDWYNAIQEFADSDGLELEVFNEANGLAPAFSVIAIKNVDIHSSPLWLQCQLVAMGGKPINNIVDATNYVMFMTAQPTHAYDYDKLRGHKLGVRMAHDGEKVGLLNGKEYELTVDDIVIADGEGVIGLAGIMGGVNTEVSAETKNIVLECANFDMYALRRTAMRHGIFTDALTRFNKGQSPAQIDPVLKWLIGMVGGEQASPILFKNHSSLRQVLVDGKHWHGGLLIPKRFVEERLGVDFAENEIETLLKNVEFIVDDGNKYGEAGVMVYSPFWRTDIELPEDVVEEVGRLYGFDRLPRHLPERSIKPASKNERRELKQRIRRSLSRAGANEVLTYSFVHERVLKNSDQDPSRAYRLSNALSPDLQYYRISILPSLLDKVHANIKSGHDEFMLFEIGKIHDKKLGFNDENLPIEKTFIDGVYANKKPQTGAPFYKVRKNAERLMKDLSVEVDFVKIAESDSDVPAPFDAKRSAWIVANNGDNLGIVGELALSARRNFKLPDYTAAFSIDIEKLQKNLSKNQGYNYQPLSRFPSTARDISLKMDSNVDYAKVYACAEEVAKKHGELQISITPIAIYQPKNDDSTKTVTLNVKFTSAERTLEDKDIAPIIEEIAAMAAEEFDAAQV
- a CDS encoding FKBP-type peptidyl-prolyl cis-trans isomerase, which produces MATTKGQRIGIWVIAGMMFLGTVGGFVAMMVAPGNEAKDQAAFKKAQDEYTKATDERKKKVEARTNELSQKYYGKFSEFSSRVGAFEAGDVKELIKEDLVEGEGAEVKDDTKLAVYYIGWNAKGEIFDQSIADGKLKAPLNMDGPANTAVIQGWKEGLIGMKIGGVRELTIPANKAYGDKAQGDKIPANSPLKFVVMAIEKPADIPEPEMPEVMKQYYRSRGFNV